One stretch of Punica granatum isolate Tunisia-2019 chromosome 5, ASM765513v2, whole genome shotgun sequence DNA includes these proteins:
- the LOC116208086 gene encoding uncharacterized protein LOC116208086, which yields MAFSARVLSTMSSITFNQKHSQNIKSIRHPNVLHFRSKQYGVYCKSPPWEPSPVTYSPTNDTTTTILAEAPNIFETLSSESTAEAPRANSAELAPSSKAQSVLQDMFLKWPMWLLGPALLLTTGMIPTLWLPLSTIFLGPNIASLLSLVGLDCIFNLGATLFLLMADSNARPKLVTQTHHSEAPFSYQFWNLVAATAGFLTPMLMLFGSQKGSFLQPQMSFISFAVLLGPYFLLLSVQVLTEMLTWHWQSPVWLVTPVIYEAYRVLQLMRALKLGAEMTSPAWIMHTVRGLVCWWVFILGVQLMRVAWFAGFSVRKHEQERGPVNG from the coding sequence ATGGCATTCTCTGCTAGAGTCTTGTCCACCATGTCAAGTATAACTTTCAACCAAAAGCATTCTCAGAATATCAAATCTATAAGGCACCCAAATGTGCTTCATTTTCGCAGTAAACAGTACGGTGTCTACTGCAAGAGTCCCCCATGGGAACCATCACCGGTGACCTATTCTCCTACCAATGATACCACCACTACAATTTTGGCTGAAGCTCCAAACATATTTGAAACTCTAAGCTCCGAGAGCACTGCTGAAGCCCCCCGAGCAAACAGTGCAGAGCTTGCCCCATCTAGTAAAGCGCAATCTGTGTTGCAGGATATGTTTCTAAAGTGGCCAATGTGGCTTCTGGGGCCTGCTCTTCTCCTCACAACAGGCATGATTCCCACTTTGTGGCTACCTCTGTCTACCATTTTTCTCGGCCCCAACATAGCAAGCTTACTCTCATTGGTCGGGCTTGATTGCATATTCAACCTTGGGGCGACCCTTTTTCTTCTAATGGCCGATTCCAATGCCAGACCAAAGCTTGTGACACAAACCCACCACAGCGAGGCTCCCTTCAGCTATCAGTTCTGGAACTTGGTAGCTGCAACGGCTGGCTTTCTCACTCCCATGCTGATGCTATTCGGGTCACAAAAGGGCTCCTTCCTCCAACCTCAGATGAGCTTTATCTCGTTTGCAGTTCTCCTGGGCCCGTACTTCTTGCTGTTGTCTGTGCAGGTTCTCACAGAGATGCTCACGTGGCACTGGCAGTCCCCTGTTTGGCTCGTGACACCTGTCATCTACGAGGCCTACCGGGTTTTGCAGCTGATGAGGGCATTGAAGCTTGGGGCAGAGATGACTTCCCCCGCGTGGATTATGCATACTGTCAGGGGGCTCGTTTGTTGGTGGGTCTTCATTCTCGGAGTGCAGCTCATGAGGGTGGCTTGGTTTGCTGGTTTCTCTGTCCGCAAACATGAGCAAGAACGAGGCCCTGTCAATGGTTGA
- the LOC116208087 gene encoding SPX domain-containing protein 3: MKFGKLLKQQIQETLPEWREMFLAYKELKKLVRLISASSPSSTHPDEHGLSKGEAEFMYLLNHEIEKFNGFFMEKEEDFIIKNAELKQRIQRVVGTWGEHGSQPSEKLYEEEMARIRKDIVDFHGEMILLMNYSNVNYTGLVKILKKYDKRTGGVLRLPFIQKVLDQPFFTTDLLSELVKECEIMIDAVFPVEEREKARELREAVSVADEGIFRKTIAALMTMQEIRRGSSTYSHHSLPPLNLPESYLSQFLQLNSPIPIQ; encoded by the exons ATGAAGTTCGGGAAGCTGTTGAAGCAGCAGATTCAGGAGACGTTGCCCGAGTGGCGCGAAATGTTCCTCGCATacaaggagttgaagaagctCGTGAGGCTGATCTCGGCCTCCTCCCCTTCTTCCACCCACCCGGATGAGCACGGGCTCAGCAAGGGGGAGGCCGAGTTCATGTATCTGCTGAATCATGAGATCGAGAAGTTCAACGGGTTCTTCATGGAGAAGGAAGAGGACTTCATCATCAAGAATGCG GAGTTGAAGCAGAGAATACAGAGGGTTGTTGGTACTTGGGGAGAACATGGAAGCCAGCCTTCAGAGAAACTCTACGAGGAGGAGATGGCTCGGATAAGAAAAGACATTGTCGATTTTCACGGCGAAATGATTCTTCTTATGAACTATAGCAACGTCAATTACACAG GGTTGgtgaaaattttgaagaaaTACGACAAGCGGACAGGCGGAGTATTGCGCCTCCCCTTCATTCAGAAGGTTTTAGACCAACCATTCTTTACGACGGACCTCTTATCGGAGCTTGTCAAAGAATGTGAAATCATGATAGATGCTGTGTTCCCGGTTGAGGAGCGGGAGAAGGCCAGGGAACTGAGAGAGGCAGTATCCGTGGCTGATGAGGGAATATTTAGGAAAACGATTGCTGCGCTGATGACGATGCAGGAGATCAGGAGAGGGAGCTCTACATACAGTCACCACTCATTGCCACCCCTCAACTTACCCGAATCCTATCTATCCCAGTTCTTACAGCTCAATTCCCCGATCCCGATTCAGTAA
- the LOC116209083 gene encoding uncharacterized protein LOC116209083, translated as MSVTYYLLLSLILLSLLVVDSRRLGSADQKEHLKRSATSSIKVGEKMRSQESHRNVTRKEKPLPKEKGMNAADSTGKSSPFDVKTEEIYTTEGTKSTVIGSKTKASTGNAQDGSLVIVSWRVPRQKTSEKHPGFNLDYSPPKTHPPSHN; from the exons ATGTCAGTGACATATTATCTTCTTCTCTCCTTGATATTACTTTCTTTGCTCGTGGTCGATAGCCGCCGGCTCGGATCCGCTGATCAGAAGGAGCACCTGAAAAGATCTGCCACTTCATCCATTAAG GTGGGAGAGAAGATGAGATCTCAAGAATCTCATAGAAATGTGACTCGGAAGGAGAAGCCGCtcccaaaagaaaagggaatgaATGCAGCAGACAGTACTGGAAAGAGCTCTCCCTTTGATGTGAAAACTGAAGAAATATATACTACAGAGGGCACGAAGAGTACAGTGATAGGTTCGAAGACAAAGGCATCGACAGGTAATGCTCAAGACGGTTCTCTTGTCATAGTATCTTGGCGTGTGCCTCGTCAGAAGACTAGCGAAAAGCATCCGGGGTTTAACTTAGACTATTCCCCGCCAAAAACGCATCCTCCATCTCACAATTGA